A genomic segment from Nicotiana sylvestris chromosome 1, ASM39365v2, whole genome shotgun sequence encodes:
- the LOC104239722 gene encoding scopoletin glucosyltransferase-like, producing the protein MDRKTDQLHMYFLPMMAPGHMIPLVDIARQFARHGAKITIITTPLNASTFSKAIQRDRELGSDISIRTTEFPCKEAGLPDGCENIASTTSTEMYLKFIMGLSLFQQPFEQFLEEDHPDCLVAAPQFSWAVDVAAKLGIPRIFFNGTGFFPLCALHSLMEHTPHLKVESETEEFIIPGLPDTIKMSRQQLPDHLKYETESIITEIVRNIMRAEMTSYGAIVNSFYELEPYYVKHWELEGRKAWHIGPVSLYNKDNEDKAQRGHGTSFCEHQCLDWLNTKEPKSVIYICFGSMSVFSSAQLLEIAMALEASDQQFVWATQDTINEQTWLPEGFEEKLKGRGLIIKGWVPQVLILDHEAIGGFVTHCGWNSLLEGVTAGVPMVTWPLSAEQFFNEKLPTEILKIGVPVGAQAWSYRTDSTVPINRENIQRAITKLMVGQEAEEMRSRAAALGNLAKMAVEKGGSSDNSLGSLLEELRKRKSSSN; encoded by the coding sequence ATGGATAGAAAAACTGATCAACTTCACATGTACTTTCTGCCGATGATGGCTCCTGGCCACATGATACCACTAGTGGACATAGCCAGGCAATTCGCTAGGCACGGGGCGAAGATAACCATTATCACGACTCCTCTCAACGCGTCTACATTCTCCAAAGCAATCCAAAGAGACAGAGAGTTGGGCAGTGATATTAGCATCCGTACGACCGAGTTTCCTTGCAAAGAAGCTGGATTGCCAGATGGCTGTGAAAACATAGCTTCTACTACTAGTACAGAGATGTATCTGAAATTCATCATGGGCCTATCCCTATTTCAACAACCATTTGAACAATTCCTAGAAGAAGATCATCCAGATTGTCTAGTAGCAGCCCCTCAATTTTCATGGGCTGTTGATGTTGCAGCCAAGCTGGGGATTCCAAGAATATTTTTCAATGGCACTGGTTTTTTTCCTCTTTGTGCTTTACATAGTTTGATGGAACACACACCTCATTTGAAGGTTGAATCGGAGACGGAAGAGTTCATCATCCCTGGCCTTCCTGACACAATAAAGATGTCAAGGCAACAACTTCCAGACCATTTAAAATATGAAACAGAAAGCATAATAACTGAAATTGTTAGGAATATTATGAGAGCAGAAATGACTAGCTATGGAGCTATCGTAAACAGCTTTTATGAGCTGGAACCATATTATGTAAAACACTGGGAACTGGAAGGGAGAAAAGCATGGCACATCGGTCCAGTTTCACTCTACAACAAAGACAATGAAGATAAAGCCCAAAGAGGACATGGCACCTCCTTTTGTGAGCATCAGTGTTTGGATTGGCTCAATACCAAGGAACCAAAATCAGTCATTTATATATGTTTCGGCAGTATGTCTGTCTTTTCATCCGCTCAGTTGCTTGAGATAGCAATGGCTCTTGAAGCTTCAGACCAGCAATTTGTTTGGGCGACGCAAGATACAATCAATGAGCAGACGTGGTTGCCAGAAGGATTTGAGGAAAAGCTGAAGGGACGAGGACTGATAATCAAAGGATGGGTGCCCCAGGTGTTAATCCTTGATCATGAAGCCATTGGAGGTTTTGTGACTCACTGCGGGTGGAACTCGTTGCTGGAGGGAGTAACTGCTGGAGTGCCAATGGTCACGTGGCCACTGTCAGCGGAACAATTTTTTAATGAAAAGCTGCCCACGGAGATTTTAAAGATAGGAGTTCCAGTAGGTGCTCAGGCTTGGTCTTACAGAACAGATAGTACAGTCCCAATAAACAGGGAAAACATACAGAGAGCAATCACCAAACTGATGGTTGGTCAGGAAGCTGAGGAGATGAGAAGCCGTGCAGCTGCCTTAGGAAATTTGGCTAAAATGGCAGTGGAGAAAGGTGGATCCTCTGACAACAGCTTGGGTTCCTTACTAGAAGAATTGAGGAAGAGGAAAAGCAGCTCCAACTGA
- the LOC104222895 gene encoding cysteine proteinase mucunain-like, producing MAFFRSFLFFLLTFFVLSSALDMSIISYNEQHGQMGTTHHRTDDEVRGLYESWLVKHGKNYNAIGEKEKRFEIFKDNLRFIDEHNAENRSYKLGLNRFSDLTNEEYRAMFVGGRLDRKTRLMKNPKSDRYTFQAGEKLPESVDWREKGAVAPVKDQGQCGSCWAFSTVGAVEGINKIVTGELISLSEQELVDCDRSYNQGCNGGLMDYAFDFIKNNGGIDTGDDYPYHAQDGTCDPYRKNARVVSIDGYEDVPENDEKSLMKAVANQPVSVAIEAGGRAFQHYSSGVFTGYCGTQLDHGVVVVGYGTENGEDYWIVRNSWGPNWGESGYIKLQRNFANSTTGKCGIAMQASYPLKSGANPPNPGPSPPTPVTPPTVCDEYYSCPQGTTCCCIYQYGEYCFGWGCCPYESATCCDDNYSCCPHDYPVCDVDAGTCLMSKDNPLKVKALKRGPARANWSGMKSNRKVSYA from the exons atGGCTTTTTTCCGGTCGTTCTTGTTCTTTCTTCTCACCTTCTTTGTTCTTTCATCTGCACTTGACATGTCCATCATTAGTTACAACGAACAGCACGGCCAGATGGGAACAACACATCATCGTACTGACGATGAAGTCAGAGGATTGTACGAATCGTGGCTTGTTAAGCACGGAAAGAATTACAATGCCATTGGAGAGAAGGAGAAACGATTTGAGATTTTTAAGGATAATTTAAGATTCATCGACGAGCATAACGCTGAGAACCGCTCATATAAACTTGGGTTGAATCGATTCTCTGATCTTACCAACGAGGAATACCGTGCCATGTTCGTGGGTGGACGGTTGGATAGGAAAACGAGGTTGATGAAGAACCCTAAAAGCGACCGTTACACTTTTCAGGCCGGCGAAAAGTTGCCGGAATCCGTTGATTGGAGAGAGAAAGGCGCCGTTGCCCCTGTTAAAGACCAAGGCCAATGCG GGAGTTGCTGGGCATTCTCAACGGTTGGCGCGGTTGAAGGAATAAATAAAATTGTAACGGGTGAATTAATTAGCCTGTCAGAGCAAGAGCTTGTTGATTGTGATAGGAGTTATAACCAGGGATGTAATGGCGGTCTCATGGATTATGCCTTTGATTTCATCAAAAATAATGGTGGCATTGACACTGGAGATGACTACCCTTACCATGCTCAAGATGGTACTTGTGATCCATACAGG AAAAATGCCCGTGTTGTCTCCATTGATGGGTATGAAGATGTTCCAGAAAACGATGAGAAGTCGTTGATGAAGGCAGTGGCAAATCAACCGGTTAGTGTTGCTATTGAAGCTGGTGGCAGAGCTTTCCAGCACTACTCTTCG GGTGTTTTCACTGGATATTGTGGAACACAACTAGACCATGGTGTAGTTGTAGTTGGCTATGGAACAGAAAATGGCGAAGATTACTGGATTGTGAGGAATTCATGGGGTCCTAACTGGGGAGAAAGTGGTTACATCAAGCTGCAGCGCAATTTTGCTAATTCTACAACTGGAAAGTGTGGAATTGCAATGCAGGCATCTTATCCTCTCAAATCTGGCGCAAATCCTCCTAATCCTGGCCCATCTCCTCCTACTCCTGTAACACCACCAACTGTTTGCGATGAGTACTATAGCTGCCCACAGGGCACTACTTGCTGCTGCATTTATCAATATGGCGAATACTGTTTTGGCTGGGGATGTTGTCCTTATGAGTCTGCTACCTGCTGTGATGACAACTACAGCTGCTGTCCTCATGATTATCCTGTCTGTGATGTTGATGCTGGCACTTGCCTTATG AGCAAGGATAATCCATTGAAAGTAAAAGCATTGAAGAGAGGTCCAGCTAGAGCAAACTGGTCAGGGATGAAATCTAACAGGAAAGTGAGTTACGCTTGA